The genomic interval GCCCAGAATCCAGGCCACGCTGAGCGCGACCGGGAGGAGCGTCACCGCCCCGAGCGTCGCGCTCCCCTCCGTGATGCGGTAGGTTATCATCAGGAAGACGAACGTCGCCACGAGCGTGATGACGAGGCTCTGGACGACGGTGTCGAGCAGCTCGTCCTGAACGATCTTGTTCAGGATGGCGCTGCCCGTCGCGGTCGCTTCGAGCCCGTTGCCGTCGAGTTCGTCCGCGACGGCGCGCATCTGGGTCGTGACGGCGTCGCCGCTCGCGCCGCCGTCCACGGAGACGACCAGCCGGAGCGCCTCGTACTCGCCACCTTCGGTGCGGTAGACGACGCCGGCGGCCTCGTCGGGGGCGGCCTCGTACAGCGCGTCGTAGACGCCCTCGACGTTCCGGTCGGGGACGCCGTCGCCGTCGGTGTCGGCGTCGGTGTACGTCTCGTTGAACGCCTCGTTCTCGGCCGCGACGGACGCCATCACCGAGAGCGCCGACCGGATGTCGGGCTCGCCGTTCGACAGCGTCTGCGTGACGGGCTTGTCGGCGGCGGCCGCCTCGGCGGCGGCGATGCGTTCGAGCACCTCGTCGCCCGTCACCTCGCCCTCGACGAGTATCTGCGCCTGCGAGTCCTCGCGGACGAAGTTGTCGTTGACGTACTCGAGGTTCGCGGCCGCGGTGTACTCGCTCGGGGCGAACGGCTCGGGGAGGTCCTTCATCCAGTCCGGCGGGTCCTCCGCGAGGAAGTCGGACTGACTGAACGAGGTGTCCACCTGCGTCGCGCCGTACGCGCCGCCGGCGGAGAGCAGCAGCGCCCCGATGATGACGAGGTACGGGGCCTTCCGCGCGCCCGTCGCGCCGACGGAGAGGACGCGGGAGAACGCGCCCCCGCCGGTGCCGAACGCGCGCTTCGAGCGGTCGATGCCGAACGACTCCAGCAGTTCGTCGAGTTCGACCTTCACCGCCGGCATCAACACGCCGAACACGAGCAGCGCGGCGAGGATACCGACGGAGCTGACGACCCCGAACTCCCGGATGGGCGGCACGGGGCTGGTGAGGTTCGACAGGAAGCCGATGACGGTCGTCGCCGTCACGTACACGAGCGCGATACCGACGCCGGCAAGGGCCGTCCGCATCGAGCCGCGCGGCGAGAGGTCGTCGCCGTCGCCCTCCGTGCGCTCCTCGCGGTGGCGCATGAAGATGTGGATGGCGTAGTCGATACTCAGCCCGATGAGCAGCACGGGCACGGCGATGAATATCTGGTTGAACGCGACGTCGAACCAGCCCATGAAGCCGAACGTCCACACGAGGACGGCGGCGATGCCGACCAGCCCGAGCAGGATGTCGAGCAGGTCGCGGTAGGCGACCGCCAGCGCGACGAGGACGAACAGCATCGCCAGCGGCCCGACGATGAGCAGGCTGTCGGTCATCGAGTTCGTTATCTCCTCGCCGATGACGCCCGCGCCGAAGACGAGGTAGCTCCCGCCGTCGGCCTCGTCGGCGAGCGACTGGATGGCGAGCTGTGCCTCGGTGAGCGACTCGGGGGCCGAGCCCTGGACGGTCGAGCCCTGGCTCTCCTGGGTGACGAGCAGCATCGTCGCGTCCGCCTCCGCCGAGCCGGGCTCGTAGCCCGTCGGCATGAACGCGAACGCGAACTGGCTGCCGCCGTCGGCCGCCAGCACCGTCGTCACGACGTCGTCTATCTCGGACTCGCTCATCGACTCCAGCTGCGCCTGCTGTTCGGCCAGCGTCGCGTTCGAGGCGTTCTCGAACTCGGCGCGCTCGGTTTCGAGCTCCGCGGCGAGGTCACGCAGCTCCGCGCCGAGCGTCTCCAGCTCCTCGGCACGCGCCTGCAGCGCCGCGTATTCCTCGGAGAGGACGCCCTGCGTGCCGAGCCGGTAGGCCTCCTCGGCCTCCGCCTGCGAGGTGGCGTTGCGGAGCCGCTGGGCGGCCGTCTCGAAGGTCCGCGCGTCCGACTCGTTCAGGTCGACGGTCGTGTTCGCGCGCACGTCGTCGAACGACGCGTCGATGCTCGCGTTCGGGTTCTGCCGCAGGTAGGTGAGCTCCTCGCGGAGCAGGCCCGCGGTGCGCGCGAGCGTCTCGTTGCGCGCTTCTATCGCGGCGCGCTCCTCCGCGACCGTCGCGTTGAGCGCCCGTATCTCGGCCGCGAGCTCCTGGACGTCGCGGCCCTCCTCCTGCTGGATGGCCGCGAGCGCGACGATGTTGGCGATGCTCGCCGTCGGCCGGTCGCCGGCGAGCGTCGCGTTCACCGTCTCGTTGGCGTGGAGCGCCCGCTCGTAGGCGAGCAGGGCGACGAGCGACTCCTTGTCGAGGACGTTGTCGTCGCGCAGGATGACCTGTGCGGTCGTGGTGTTCTCCGCCCCGGTCGAGAAGTTCTCGTCGATGTAGTCGAGCTTGTCGGCCGCCGGCGAGTCCGTCTGGAACTGGTCGAGCGACGACGACTGCTCGACCATCGGCGCGCCCGCGCCCACCGCCACGGTGAGCACGAGCATGACCGCGATGACGACGCGGCTGTGGTCGAGTATCGCGTCGACCAGCCGGTTCCCGCCGTTCACGGCCGGTCACCGCCGGCTGTCCGTCGTTGATACATGTGTCTGTACTCTCCTACTAACACCAGTTGAATAAGCGTTCCGAAGACGCTGAACGCGTGTTCAACCGCGGAGCACGATGACGTGCCGGTCGAGGGTCCCGTGGACCGGGCGGACGTAGCGGTCGGGCACCGACCAGCCGGCCGCGCGCGCGGCGTCGTCCCACGCGCGGTCCCCGACGAGGACACCCCGGTCGGCGACGCGGCGGGCCTCGGCGAGCGCGTCGGCCACGAGCGCGTCGAGCGAGCGGTTCGCTATCTTGGACTGTCGCCCGTACGGCGCGTCGAAGACGACGCAGTCCGCCGCCCCGTCACGGAGCGGGAGCCGCGTCGCGTCGCCGCGCACCACGTCGTATCCGCCCGGCGCGGGCAGGCCCGCGACGCCCCCGTCGAGGTAGCGCGCGAGGTTCTCCCGGGCGCCGTGGACCATCTTGTACTGGGCGTCGTTGCCGAGCACGTCGGCGCCGACGAGGCCGGCCTCCACCAGCCCCCCGCCGGTGCCGCACATCGGGTCGAGGACGACCCGACCGGGCCGCGCCCCGGCGATGTTGGCGACGGCGCGCGCCAGCAGGGGGTCCATGCTCCCCGGCTGGAAGAACGGCTTGTCCGTCGGCTTCCGGTCGCCGAAGTCGCGCACCGACTCGACGGCGAGCCAGCCGAGCGCGACCGTGTCGTCCGCGAACAGCGCCCGGAGTTCGTGGTCCGGGTCGTCGAGGTCCACGGCGAAACCCCGCTCCACGAGGACGCTCCCGAGGTCGCGCTCGGCCGCGCTCGTGGAGACGCCCGCCGTGGCCTGTACGTCGCGGGCGCGGACGGCGACGGTCCCCTCGCGGTCGAGCGACGCGGCCTCCAGCAGGGCGACGGCCGCGGCCACCCCGCCCTCGGCGGTGCCCACGAGGTCGCTCGCCGCGTGGGTGTACGCGAGCCCCCGGACGCGGTCGGTGACGCCGCGGGCCGTGGCGAGGCCGGGCGCCAGCCGCTCGACGGCCGAGCACGCGCTCGCGGCCTCGCGGGCGGCGAAGGCGTCGTCCTCGCCGCCGAGTTCCAGCAGGTACACGTCCGACCCCGGTCGCGCGCGGGCAAGAAGCCGACGATGCGGCCGCCGTCGTGCCGACGATATGTCACGCCCCCATACGTACCTTTATAAAGGTTAAATACGTGTTTTAAGCCGAACGATGGACGACCCCAAGGAGACTATCAACATCGAGAACGTGGTCGCCTCGACCGGCATCGGGCAGGAGCTCGACCTGCAGTCGGTCGCGATGGACCTCGAAGGTGCGGACTACGACCCCGAACAGTTCCCCGGCCTCGTCTACCGCACGCAGGAGCCGAAGTCCGCGGCGCTCATCTTCCGGTCGGGCAAGATCGTCTGTACCGGCGCGAAGTCCACCGACGACGTCCACGAGTCGCTTCGCATCGTCTTCGACAAGCTCCGCGAGCTGAACATCGAGGTCGAGGAGGAGCCCGAGATCGTCGTCCAGAACATCGTCACCTCCGCGGACCTCGGCGTCAACCTCAACCTCAACGCCATCGCCATCGGCCTCGGTCTGGAGAACATCGAGTACGAGCCGGAGCAGTTCCCCGGCCTCGTCTACCGGCTCGACGACCCCGACGTGGTCGCGCTGCTGTTCGGCTCCGGGAAGCTCGTCATCACGGGCGGTAAGCAGCCGGTCGACGCCGAACACGCCGTCGACAAGATCGTCTCTCGGCTGGAGGAACTCGGCCTGCTGGGCAACTAACCGCCACGTACAAACGCCCGCCGCGGCTACGTCGGGGTATGACACTCCTCCCCCTCCAGTCGATAGCCGGCGGGGGGCTGCTGGCGCTCGTCGTCACCTTCCTCGTCACGACGCTGTTCTACGCCGTGACGCTGCATCTGGCGGCGACCTTCTTCATCGGCGACGTCCCCTCACAGCGGGCCGCCTACGCCGCGCCAGTCCCGGCGGCGGTGTCCATCCTGCTCCAGCAGTACGGGCGGGGGAACTTCCTCGGCATCGACCCCTCGCTGCTGGTCGGCCTCACCATCGCGGCCACGCTCGTCGCCGACCTGCTCGCCGTGAGCTTCGCCTATCGGCTGAAGCTGAAGTCCGCGGTACCCGTCGTCGCGCTCCACTTCGCGTTCGCCGTGGGGCTGGGGTTCGCGCTCGCCAACCTCCTGAACGTGGTGTGACCGCCCGGGCTACTCGACCAGCCGCTCTATCTCCGTCACGAGGATATCGCTCGCGCCGGCGTCCTTCAGCCGCGTGATGGTCTCGAACACCTCCCGCTCGTCGACGACGACGTGGACGGCGACCTTCTCGCCGCCGCCGTTGTCGATGTCCATCACCGTCGGGCCGCCCATCCCCGGAATCACGTCCTCCGCGTCCGGCAGGCGGTCGCGCGGGACGTTCATCATCAGGTAGCGCTTCCCGTCCGCGGCGAGGACGGATTCGAGCGCCGTGGCGACCTGCCGCACCTTCGGGTCGTCGGCCACGTTCGGGTCCGCGAACAGGTGGACCGACGACTCCAGCACCTCGTCCACGACGACGAGTCGGTTCATCCGCAGGGTCGTCCCCGTCGAGGTGATGTCGATGATGGCGTCGGCTATCTCGACGTGCGGGGTGAGTTCCGTCGCGCCCGACACCTCGACTATCTCGGGCGACACCGGCTTGTCGGCGAAGTAGTCCTCGGCGATGTTCGGGAACTCGGTGGCGACGGTCCCGTTGGCGAGCGCGTCCACGCTGTCGACGGGCCCGTCCTCCGGCGCGGCGAGCACGAGGCGACACCGCCCGAAGTCGAGGTCGAGGAGGTCGGCGAGGTCGACGCGCGACTCCCGAACCTGGTCGAGGCCCGTGACGCCGAGCGCCGCGGCGTCGTCC from Halosegnis marinus carries:
- the hisG gene encoding ATP phosphoribosyltransferase; the encoded protein is MRIAVPNKGRLHDPAVELLERAGLHIEGGADRKLYADTVDPDVSVLFARAADIPEYVADDAAALGVTGLDQVRESRVDLADLLDLDFGRCRLVLAAPEDGPVDSVDALANGTVATEFPNIAEDYFADKPVSPEIVEVSGATELTPHVEIADAIIDITSTGTTLRMNRLVVVDEVLESSVHLFADPNVADDPKVRQVATALESVLAADGKRYLMMNVPRDRLPDAEDVIPGMGGPTVMDIDNGGGEKVAVHVVVDEREVFETITRLKDAGASDILVTEIERLVE
- a CDS encoding methyltransferase domain-containing protein, whose translation is MYLLELGGEDDAFAAREAASACSAVERLAPGLATARGVTDRVRGLAYTHAASDLVGTAEGGVAAAVALLEAASLDREGTVAVRARDVQATAGVSTSAAERDLGSVLVERGFAVDLDDPDHELRALFADDTVALGWLAVESVRDFGDRKPTDKPFFQPGSMDPLLARAVANIAGARPGRVVLDPMCGTGGGLVEAGLVGADVLGNDAQYKMVHGARENLARYLDGGVAGLPAPGGYDVVRGDATRLPLRDGAADCVVFDAPYGRQSKIANRSLDALVADALAEARRVADRGVLVGDRAWDDAARAAGWSVPDRYVRPVHGTLDRHVIVLRG
- a CDS encoding TATA-box-binding protein, producing MDDPKETINIENVVASTGIGQELDLQSVAMDLEGADYDPEQFPGLVYRTQEPKSAALIFRSGKIVCTGAKSTDDVHESLRIVFDKLRELNIEVEEEPEIVVQNIVTSADLGVNLNLNAIAIGLGLENIEYEPEQFPGLVYRLDDPDVVALLFGSGKLVITGGKQPVDAEHAVDKIVSRLEELGLLGN
- a CDS encoding DUF7473 family protein — translated: MTLLPLQSIAGGGLLALVVTFLVTTLFYAVTLHLAATFFIGDVPSQRAAYAAPVPAAVSILLQQYGRGNFLGIDPSLLVGLTIAATLVADLLAVSFAYRLKLKSAVPVVALHFAFAVGLGFALANLLNVV
- a CDS encoding MMPL family transporter, translating into MNGGNRLVDAILDHSRVVIAVMLVLTVAVGAGAPMVEQSSSLDQFQTDSPAADKLDYIDENFSTGAENTTTAQVILRDDNVLDKESLVALLAYERALHANETVNATLAGDRPTASIANIVALAAIQQEEGRDVQELAAEIRALNATVAEERAAIEARNETLARTAGLLREELTYLRQNPNASIDASFDDVRANTTVDLNESDARTFETAAQRLRNATSQAEAEEAYRLGTQGVLSEEYAALQARAEELETLGAELRDLAAELETERAEFENASNATLAEQQAQLESMSESEIDDVVTTVLAADGGSQFAFAFMPTGYEPGSAEADATMLLVTQESQGSTVQGSAPESLTEAQLAIQSLADEADGGSYLVFGAGVIGEEITNSMTDSLLIVGPLAMLFVLVALAVAYRDLLDILLGLVGIAAVLVWTFGFMGWFDVAFNQIFIAVPVLLIGLSIDYAIHIFMRHREERTEGDGDDLSPRGSMRTALAGVGIALVYVTATTVIGFLSNLTSPVPPIREFGVVSSVGILAALLVFGVLMPAVKVELDELLESFGIDRSKRAFGTGGGAFSRVLSVGATGARKAPYLVIIGALLLSAGGAYGATQVDTSFSQSDFLAEDPPDWMKDLPEPFAPSEYTAAANLEYVNDNFVREDSQAQILVEGEVTGDEVLERIAAAEAAAADKPVTQTLSNGEPDIRSALSVMASVAAENEAFNETYTDADTDGDGVPDRNVEGVYDALYEAAPDEAAGVVYRTEGGEYEALRLVVSVDGGASGDAVTTQMRAVADELDGNGLEATATGSAILNKIVQDELLDTVVQSLVITLVATFVFLMITYRITEGSATLGAVTLLPVALSVAWILGTMYLLDIPFNVLTGMITSLTVGLGVAYSIHLSERYNQELERTGDGWEAMDRAVTGTGGALLGSAATTVGGFGTLVFAILPPLQQFGQITGLTIIYAFLASVLVLPSLLVVWTRFAGPDGVLDDDGPDADLAAVFDDDGSEAAPAAAEAGVRTLDRDVVAPGDEVTVTVRLDSTGGRTVLRERAVADATVVEATPDPVDATASGGTLYVAWEGANPTVRYTTRVPETAADGEEFAFEGELLDGGESRVVGGESRVTVVTDLFERIAATGEVTEGDLRSAYDRFEQGQLTDAQLERVHRAWVRGDAPAALDAAGDD